In Arctopsyche grandis isolate Sample6627 chromosome 13, ASM5162203v2, whole genome shotgun sequence, one DNA window encodes the following:
- the zip gene encoding myosin heavy chain 10 encodes MADELTDPELRYLSVDRNNFNDPATQAEWTQKRLVWVPHESQGFVAAGIKGEHGDEVEVEVADTGKRMLVGLDDIQKMNPPKFNKVEDMADLTCLNEASVLHNIKDRYYSGLIYTYSGLFCVVVNPYKRLPIYTEKIMERYKGIKRHEVPPHVFAITDTAYRSMLQDREDQSILCTGESGAGKTENTKKVIQYLAYVAASKPKGSGAAPSPQLIIGELEQQLLQANPILEAFGNAKTVKNDNSSRFGKFIRINFDASGYIAGANIETYLLEKSRAIRQAKDERTFHIFYQLLSGATAQHRSEFILDDAKSYNFLSYGSIPVPGIDDAQEYQATIKSMNIMGMTQEDFSSIFRIVSAVMLFGNMQFKQERSSDQATLPDNTVAQKVAHLLGLSVTDMTKAFLKPRIKVGRDFVTKAQTKEQVEFSVEAIAKACYERMFRWLVNRINRSLDRTKRQGASFIGILDMAGFEIFELNSFEQLCINYTNEKLQQLFNHTMFILEQEEYQREGIEWKFIDFGLDLQPTIDLIDKPMGIMALLDEECWFPKATDKSFVEKLVGAHSVHPKFMKTDFRGVADFAIIHYAGKVDYSAEKWLMKNMDPLNENVVSLLQTSQDPFVCHIWKDAEIVGMAQQALTDTQFGSRTRKGMFRTVSQLYKEQLTKLMATLRNTNPNFVRCIIPNHEKRAGKIEAALVLDQLRCNGVLEGIRICRQGFPNRIPFQEFRQRYELLTPNVIAKGFMDGKKACEQMIQALDLDQNLYRVGQSKIFFRAGVLAHLEEERDYKITDLIVNFQAFCRGFLARRNYQKRLQQLNAIRIIQRNCAAYLKLRNWQWWRLYIKVKPLLEVTKQEEKLTQKEDELRQTRDKLDSQLRRCQEYEVKYQQANDEKIQLSEQLQAEIELCAEAEEARVRTAARKQELEEHIHDLEARIEEEEERANVVTQEKKKLQLNIQDLEDQLEEEEGARQKLQLEKVQCDSRIKKFEEDVAVCEDSNQKLLKEKKLLEERSADLSQTLAEEEEKAKHLTKLKTKHESVIAELEERLAKDHTQRQEADRVKRKIEAEVQDLKEQMNERKAQVEEMQLLIGKREEELAQSMSRMDEESAGRAVAQKNLRELESQFADLQEDLEAEKAARGKAEKQKRDLNEELEALKSELLDSLDTTAAQQELRSKREQEVATLKKNLEDESASHEASVADMRHKHSQELQATLERLEQLNKVKSGLEKSKQTLEAENADMAQELRSVAAARADGERRRKQAEQQLQEVTARLQEVDRVKVELQEKVIKLQTESEQALQQLEEAELKASAALKQAGTADVQLTETQTLLDEETKQKLALQMKLKQLESDKEALHDQLEEEEEGKRNLEKQILAANTQLVEAKKKAEEESEAATASEEQRKRLAKDIEALMRQIEELQQTNDKLDKSKKKIQAELEDTNIELETQRAKVIELEKKQKSFDKVVAEERAVAERNAAERDAAEREAREKETKVLSLSRELDESKEKVEELERSKRQLQVELDEVANNQGTADKNVHELERAKRSLESQLTEIRAQNEELEDELQLMEDAKLRLDVNMQALRAQFERDLQAKEEQSEEKRRGLVKALRDLETELEEERKQRAAAVAARKKLESDLKDSEATIEMHNKVKEDTLKQLKKSQAQLKDAIRDAEEARQGREELTQAAKDAERKVKSLEAESLQLAEELASSERARRAAETERDELAEEMMNSSSKGSVMADEKKRLEARIAALEEDLEEEQSNNEILVDRTRKSQNQIDQLTVELSTERATVQKLDSSKLVLERLNKELKTKLQELETAQRTKTKAERAAMESKISNLEEQLETESRERLAQQKTNRKMDKKLKELILQLEDERRHADQYKEQLEKMNGRVKALKRQLYEAEEEVQAEKANKRKVQRELEDMTESHETITRECTNLKNKLRRTGGGMTLSTTRLTTGKRGSIQPGSAGSGDESLDESNDTQVIAD; translated from the exons ACGTATTCAGGCCTTTTCTGCGTGGTGGTAAACCCTTACAAAAGATTACCCATATACACGGAGAAAATTATGGAAAGGTATAAGGGCATAAAGAGGCATGAAGTTCCGCCACACGTGTTCGCAATCACAGACACAGCCTACAGATCTATGTTGCAAG ATCGCGAAGATCAGTCCATCCTCTGCACTGGTGAGTCAGGTGCCGGTAAAACTGAGAATACCAAGAAAGTTATACAGTATTTAGCGTACGTAGCTGCGTCGAAACCTAAAGGATCAGGAGCG GCACCTAGCCCTCAGCTGATTATA GGCGAGTTGGAGCAGCAACTACTACAAGCCAATCCAATATTAGAAGCGTTCGGTAACGCCAAAACAGTGAAGAACGACAACTCATCCCGTTTC GGAAAATTCATAAGAATCAACTTCGACGCATCAGGCTACATTGCCGGCGCCAACATTGAAACATACCTTTTGGAAAAATCAAGGGCAATCCGTCAAGCGAAAGATGAGCGCACTTTCCACATATTTTACCAATTGTTATCTGGAGCTACGGCACAGCATAGAAGCGAATTCATTCTCGATGATGCCAAATCATACAACTTCCTGTCGTACGGTTCGATTCCGGTACCTGGAATCGATGACGCTCAAGAATACCAAGCGACTATCAAATCGATGAATATCATGGGCATGACCCAAGAAGACTTCAGTTCTATATTCCGCATCGTGTCAGCTGTTATGCTTTTTGGAAACATGCAATTCAAACAAGAAAGGAGTTCTGATCAGGCTACATTGCCGGATAATACTGTCGCTCAAAAAGTTGCACACCTCTTGG gCTTGTCAGTTACTGATATGACTAAAGCATTCCTCAAGCCTCGTATCAAAGTTGGACGAGATTTTGTAACGAAAGCGCAAACCAAGGAGCAGGTAGAATTCTCTGTAGAAGCTATCGCCAAGGCTTGCTATGAGCGTATGTTCAGATGGTTAGTGAACAGAATCAATCGTAGTTTGGACCGCACGAAACGCCAAGGTGCGTCCTTCATTGGAATCCTAGATATGGCAGGTTTTGAAATCTTCGAGCTGAATTCATTCGAACAGCTGTGTATCAATTATACTAATGAAAAGCTTCAACAGCTCTTCAATCACACTATGTTTATTCTTGAGCAAGAAGAGTACCAACGTGAAGGTATTGAATGGAAGTTCATCGACTTCGGTCTTGATCTTCAGCCGACTATTGACTTAATTGATAAACCTATGGGTATAATGGCTCTATTGGATGAAGAGTGTTGGTTCCCCAAAGCGACAGATAAGTCATTTGTTGAAAAGCTCGTTGGAGCTCATTCCGTTCATCCAAAATTCATGAAGACGGACTTTAGAGGAGTCGCCGATTTTGCCATCATTCACTACGCCGGCAAAGTAGACTATTCCGCCGAGAAATGGTTGATGAAAAACATGGATCCTCTTAATGAGAATGTAGTATCGTTGCTGCAAACGTCTCAGGATCCGTTTGTGTGCCATATTTGGAAGGACGCCGAGATCGTCGGAATGGCTCAACAAGCTCTCACTGACACCCAATTTGGATCTAGGACTCGTAAGGGTATGTTCAGAACGGTGTCTCAATTGTATAAGGAACAACTCACTAAGTTGATGGCTACGTTGCGTAATACAAATCCGAACTTCGTGCGTTGTATCATTCCGAATCACGAGAAGCGAGCTGGAAAGATCGAAGCTGCTCTAGTTTTGGATCAGTTGAGGTGTAATGGTGTGTTGGAGGGTATTAGGATTTGTCGCCAAGGTTTCCCTAATAGGATTCCGTTCCAGGAGTTCAGGCAGAGATATGAGTTGTTGACGCCTAACGTTATCGCTAAAGGTTTCATGGACGGTAAGAAGGCTTGCGAGCAGATGATTCAAGCTTTGGATCTCGATCAGAATTTGTACCGGGTTGGACAGTCGAAGATTTTCTTCAGAGCCGGTGTGTTGGCCCATCTTGAAGAGGAGAGGGATTATAAGATTACAGATTTGATAGTTAACTTCCAAGCATTCTGCCGAGGATTTTTAGCTCGTAGAAATTACCAGAAGCGTTTGCAGCAATTGAACGCCATTAGGATTATCCAGAGGAATTGTGCTGCTTATCTCAAGTTGAGAAATTGGCAATGGTGGAGACTTTACATTAAG gtcAAACCTCTATTAGAAGTCACCAAGCAGGAAGAAAAATTGACACAGAAAGAAGACGAATTAAGACAAACCAGAGATAAATTAGATTCTCAACTTAGAAGGTGTCAAGAGTATGAAGTTAAATATCAACAGGCAAATGATGAAAAAATTCAACTCTCCGAGCAATTACAG GCCGAGATTGAATTATGTGCTGAAGCTGAAGAGGCTCGTGTTCGTACTGCAGCTAGAAAGCAGGAATTAGAAGAACACATACACGATTTGGAGGCTCGcattgaagaagaagaagagcgAGCTAATGTTGTAACtcaagaaaagaaaaaattacaattaaatattcaa GATTTGGAAGAtcaattagaagaagaagaaggtgCCCGACAGAAATTGCAATTGGAAAAAGTTCAATGCGATTCTCGTATTAAAAAATTCGAAGAAGATGTTGCCGTTTGTGAAGATTCCAATCAGAAGCTTCTTAAAGAAAAGAAA CTTTTAGAAGAAAGAAGTGCTGATCTTTCTCAAACATTGGCAGAAGAAGAAGAGAAAGCGAAACATCTTACAAAACTCAAAACAAAACATGAATCTGTAATCGCTGAATTAGAAGAGAGGTTAGCGAAAGATCATACACAAAGGCAGGAAGCTGATAGAGTGAAGAGAAAGATCGAAGCAGAAGTTCAAGATTTAAAAGAACAGATGAACGAAAGAAAAGCTCAAGTGGAAGAAATGCAACTATTGATTGGCAAACGCGAAGAGGAATTAGCTCAATCTATGTCTCGCATGGATGAAGAATCAGCAGGTCGTGCTGTAGCTCAAAAGAATCTCCGTGAGTTAGAGTCCCAATTTGCTGACCTTCAAGAGGATTTGGAGGCTGAAAAAGCAGCTCGTGGCAAAGCCGAAAAGCAAAAGAGAGACTTAAATGAAGAGTTGGAAGCGCTCAAGAGTGAATTGCTCGATTCTTTGGATACTACCGCTG CACAACAAGAGTTAAGATCGAAACGAGAGCAAGAAGTAGCCACATTGAAGAAGAATCTTGAAGATGAATCTGCATCACATGAAGCTTCTGTTGCCGATATGAGGCATAAGCATTCTCAAGAATTACAAGCCACACTTGAACGTCTTGAACAATTGAATAAAGTTAAATCTG GATTGGAAAAGTCAAAACAGACATTGGAAGCTGAGAATGCTGATATGGCTCAAGAGTTGCGTTCTGTAGCAGCTGCTCGTGCTGATGGTGAACGTAGAAGGAAGCAGGCAGAACAACAACTGCAAGAAGTCACTGCTCGCCTTCAGGAAGTTGATAGAGTTAA gGTTGAATTACAAGAAAAGGTTATCAAACTGCAGACCGAAAGCGAGCAAGCATTACAGCAATTGGAAGAAGCTGAATTGAAAGCTTCAGCTGCCCTCAAACAGGCCGGTACCGCTGATGTTCAACTTACAGAGACACAG actcTGTTAGATGAGGAGACTAAACAGAAATTGGCTCTTCAAATGAAATTGAAGCAATTGGAAAGCGACAAGGAGGCTCTTCACGATCAGTTGGAGGAAGAGGAAGAAGGAAAACGCAATCTTGAGAAGCAGATTTTGGCTGCTAACACTCAGTTAGTAGAAGCAAAGAAGAAAGCCGAAGAAGAGTCAGAAGCAGCTACCGCTTCTGAAGAGCAACGAAAGCGATTAGCGAAGGATATCGAAGCTCTTATGAGGCAAATTGAAGAGTTGCAACAGACAAATGATAAATTAGATAAGA GCAAGAAAAAGATTCAAGCTGAGCTTGAAGATACAAATATTGAATTGGAAACTCAACGTGCTAAAGTTATCGAACTTGAAAAGAAACAAAAGAGCTTTGATAAG GTTGTAGCCGAAGAACGAGCTGTCGCTGAAAGAAACGCTGCCGAACGTGATGCTGCAGAACGCGAAGCCAGAGAGAAAGAAACTAAAGTATTAAGCCTTTCAAGGGAATTAGACGAATCTAAAGAAAAG GTTGAAGAGTTAGAAAGGAGTAAACGTCAACTCCAAGTAGAATTAGACGAAGTTGCCAACAACCAAGGAACTGCCGATAAGAATGTTCACGAATTGGAAAGAGCCAAGCGGTCATTGGAATCACAGTTGACTGAAATTCGTGCCCAAAACGAAGAACTTGAAGACGAGCTGCAGCTCATGGAAGATGCTAAGTTGCGATTGGATGTCAATATGCAAGCTCTGCGTGCACAATTCGAACGGGATCTTCaa GCTAAAGAAGAACAGTCTGAAGAGAAGCGTCGCGGTCTAGTTAAGGCTTTGCGCGATCTTGAGACGGAGCTTGAAGAAGAACGCAAGCAGAGAGCTGCCGCTGTTGCCGCTCGTAAGAAGTTGGAGTCTGATCTTAAGGACTCCGAAGCTACTATTGAAATGCACAATAAG gtGAAGGAAGATACTCTTAAACAACTGAAAAAATCGCAAGCTCAATTGAAAGATGCCATACGTGATGCTGAGGAAGCTCGTCAAGGACGGGAAGAATTGACACAAGCAGCAAAAGATGCTGAAAGAAAA GTTAAGAGTTTGGAAGCTGAAAGCTTGCAATTGGCCGAAGAGTTGGCAAGTAGTGAAAGGGCTCGTAGAGCTGCAGAAACTGAACGTGATGAGTTAGCTGAAGAGATGATGAACTCTAGCAGTAAG GGATCTGTAATGGCCGATGAGAAGAAACGTTTAGAAGCCAGAATTGCCGCATTAGAAGAAGATCTTGAGGAAGAACAAAGCAATAACGAAATACTTGTCGATAGAACGAGGAAATCGCAA AATCAAATTGACCAGCTTACCGTGGAATTGAGTACAGAACGGGCTACGGTACAAAAATTAGATAGTAGTAAATTGGTTTTGGAACGGTTAAATAAAGAGCTTAAGACCAAGCTGCAAGAATTAGAAACTGCACAAAGAACAAAGACTAAg GCTGAACGAGCTGCTATGGAATCGAAAATAAGCAATTTGGAAGAACAACTCGAGACCGAGAGTCGCGAAAGATTGGCACAACAAAAAACAAATAGAAAAATGGACAAGAAACTTAAAGAACTCATTCTTCAGTTGGAAGACGAACGAAGACATGCCGATCAATATAAAGAGCAACTGGAAAAG ATGAATGGTCGCGTTAAGGCTCTGAAGCGGCAATTGTACGAAGCTGAAGAGGAGGTACAAGCAGAAAAGGCAAATAAACGAAAAGTTCAGAGAGAATTGGAAGACATGACCGAGTCACACGAAACAATCACTAGAGAGTGCACTAACTTAAAGAACAAATTAAG GAGAACTGGAGGCGGGATGACGTTGTCAACTACCAGACTTACCACCGGCAAGAGAGGTTCTATTCAACCGGGCAGCGCGGGCTCCGGAGACGAGTCTCTGGACGAGTCCAACGATACCCAAGTCATTGCCGATTGA
- the LOC143921175 gene encoding suppressor of cytokine signaling 2-like isoform X2 — translation MMLSVSTHCPKCQHVFSLGVCGGTTGGNCRDGLALSGGGLVWPPSSPSPAPNHVSSPTIFFPFASPPEQDLNRLAKTDAHLRLSGWYYEDLTWQESQRVLNNAPPGTFLIRNSSDHKFLYSLSVQTLKGPTSVRLHYNSGLFRLDAEPVLAPLMPQFDCVVKLVEYYIQVTSTRDKECRNGEGVWAGARGHVWVDAEGGPHSPVEVRRPLLSAPPRLGHSARLAVWRALRDAAPSSLPLQSPVRQLGLPLPLQDYLEEYPYTC, via the coding sequence ATGATGCTGAGCGTGTCGACCCACTGTCCCAAGTGCCAGCATGTCTTCTCTTTGGGAGTCTGCGGCGGCACCACCGGTGGCAACTGTCGAGATGGTCTCGCACTCTCCGGCGGTGGACTCGTTTGGCCCCCGTCGTCTCCGTCACCAGCCCCTAACCACGTTTCCTCACCGACGATATTCTTCCCGTTCGCCTCACCGCCGGAGCAAGACCTTAACCGCCTGGCGAAGACGGACGCTCACCTCCGCCTGTCCGGGTGGTACTACGAAGACCTCACATGGCAAGAGAGCCAGCGGGTCCTCAACAACGCCCCACCGGGGACTTTCCTGATCAGAAACTCGAGCGATCACAAGTTCTTATATTCACTGAGTGTACAAACATTGAAAGGACCCACATCGGTCAGGCTCCATTATAATTCTGGATTGTTCAGATTGGACGCCGAGCCCGTGCTGGCTCCGCTGATGCCTCAATTTGACTGTGTTGTTAAGTTAGTGGAGTATTATATTCAAGTGACGTCGACTAGAGACAAAGAGTGTCGGAACGGAGAGGGTGTTTGGGCCGGCGCCCGAGGACATGTTTGGGTGGATGCTGAAGGTGGGCCACACTCTCCGGTGGAAGTGAGAAGGCCGCTGCTGTCTGCGCCACCTCGGTTAGGGCACTCTGCTCGGTTGGCCGTTTGGAGAGCTCTCCGAGACGCGGCACCCTCGTCTTTACCTCTGCAGTCACCAGTGAGACAACTGGGACTGCCGTTGCCTTTGCAAGACTACCTCGAAGAATACCCGTACACCTGCTGA